One window of the Candidatus Chryseobacterium colombiense genome contains the following:
- a CDS encoding ferritin-like domain-containing protein, with the protein MAKTAENNNSSTSAVAEKKNMSVDNASVDAKEMKNAPLHKFFVSALKDIYYAENAIVDALEKMQEAATTEELKDAFEDHQLQTKKHISRLEKVFKLIDEKPEKKECEAIKGIIKEGEEIIKSTEDGSMTRDAALIIAAQKVEHYEIATYGGLAQLAITMGHDKAADLLEKTLQEEEETDEDLTEIAETLINFDAEQEN; encoded by the coding sequence ATGGCAAAAACAGCAGAAAATAATAACAGCAGTACATCAGCTGTCGCAGAGAAAAAAAATATGTCAGTAGATAATGCGTCTGTAGATGCAAAGGAGATGAAAAATGCTCCCCTTCATAAGTTTTTTGTATCCGCGCTTAAGGATATTTACTATGCAGAAAATGCAATCGTTGATGCGCTGGAAAAAATGCAGGAGGCAGCAACGACCGAAGAGCTTAAAGATGCATTTGAAGACCATCAGTTACAGACCAAAAAACACATCAGCAGATTAGAAAAGGTTTTTAAACTGATAGATGAAAAACCTGAGAAAAAGGAATGCGAAGCAATTAAAGGAATCATCAAAGAAGGAGAAGAGATCATAAAATCCACTGAAGACGGTTCCATGACAAGAGATGCAGCCCTCATTATTGCTGCCCAAAAAGTAGAGCATTATGAAATAGCTACTTACGGAGGATTGGCTCAGCTGGCAATCACCATGGGGCATGATAAAGCTGCGGATCTCCTGGAAAAAACACTGCAGGAAGAAGAAGAGACCGATGAGGATCTTACAGAGATCGCAGAGACATTGATCAATTTTGACGCAGAGCAGGAAAATTAA
- a CDS encoding KGG domain-containing protein, which yields MNTRNSKNRNSRGNSSSNLEEVYQLGYDHGYNDASRDEEYDDDFSEYEDYFDDDYENSYDNNDDDYNNDDDDDYDDEDYDDDDYDDENRGQGRSRSNNGNQQRDSQGRFTSESGRGGSRSGSGRNSSSNSGRSGSGSGSRSGGRGRSSSGSSDDNYDHRHDNPGRPRGSRNSDGRSSSSNSGRSGSGNSRSNSGSGSRSGSSSGSGRSSNSGSGTSKRGFASMSKAERTRIARMGGQASHGGGRSSGSGRSGFGGRRNS from the coding sequence ATGAACACTAGAAATTCAAAAAATCGTAATTCAAGAGGGAATTCATCCAGCAATCTTGAAGAAGTATACCAATTAGGTTATGATCATGGTTATAACGATGCATCGAGAGATGAAGAGTATGATGATGATTTCTCAGAATATGAAGATTATTTCGATGATGACTATGAAAATAGTTACGATAATAACGATGATGATTATAATAACGACGATGACGATGATTATGATGATGAAGACTATGACGATGATGATTACGATGATGAAAACAGAGGCCAAGGAAGAAGCAGAAGTAATAATGGTAACCAGCAAAGAGACAGCCAGGGAAGATTCACTTCTGAAAGCGGTAGAGGCGGTTCCCGTAGCGGATCAGGAAGAAACTCCAGTTCAAATTCTGGCAGATCAGGTTCCGGTTCGGGTTCAAGATCAGGAGGAAGAGGAAGGTCTTCATCAGGTTCATCAGACGACAATTATGACCATAGACATGACAATCCGGGAAGGCCGAGAGGCAGCAGAAATAGCGACGGAAGATCTTCAAGTTCAAATTCAGGCAGATCTGGTTCAGGAAATAGCAGAAGCAATTCAGGTTCAGGTTCAAGATCCGGAAGCAGCAGCGGTTCAGGTAGAAGCTCTAATTCCGGCTCAGGAACATCAAAAAGAGGTTTTGCTTCCATGAGTAAAGCAGAGCGTACAAGAATCGCCCGTATGGGAGGCCAGGCTTCTCACGGAGGTGGCAGATCTTCAGGTTCGGGTAGATCCGGATTTGGAGGCAGACGAAATTCATAA
- a CDS encoding lysozyme produces MKTSQKGINLIVSFEGFSSKPYLDSAGIPTIGYGNTYYPGGKKVTLKDPPISKEKGVELFSSILPTYEKIVNNKIKVLLTQNQFDALVSHTYNTGGSDTLFSLINKKADPETIREWFISKYITAGGKLLNGLIRRRKAEADLFFSR; encoded by the coding sequence ATGAAAACATCACAAAAAGGAATAAATCTGATTGTATCATTTGAAGGTTTCAGTTCTAAACCCTATCTGGATTCAGCCGGAATTCCCACAATAGGCTATGGAAATACTTATTATCCGGGTGGTAAAAAAGTAACCTTGAAAGACCCGCCAATTAGTAAAGAAAAAGGTGTAGAGCTATTTTCATCCATTTTACCAACCTATGAAAAGATTGTCAATAATAAAATTAAAGTATTACTTACCCAAAATCAATTTGATGCTCTTGTATCTCATACCTATAATACAGGAGGATCTGACACCCTCTTTTCTTTGATTAATAAAAAAGCCGATCCGGAAACAATTAGAGAATGGTTTATTTCTAAATACATTACCGCAGGCGGCAAACTTTTAAACGGACTCATACGGAGAAGAAAAGCTGAAGCTGATTTGTTCTTTTCCAGATAA
- a CDS encoding ATP-binding protein, with translation METEHIQKLFTHLEEVITWRINNSSEYFDVGAPEFIRNNYQGFQLGDYVSAKGLTHQEVIILLMALLPRLDPSLLKNIYLEFPSSALFDYCSTNENGRLFYPTVQAVQYVLGGESISERLKALDHFNPDSVLIKDELIARHNSSIYVDQEAFNTIIFGVELLPKMSNDFPAEQINTSRSWTDLILPQNTLNELQTIEAWYNNSRILMEDWGMQKKLKPGFRVLFYGDPGTGKTLAASLLGKYTKRPVFRVDVSMLVSKYIGETEKQLAKLFDKAENKNWILFFDEADAIFGKRTNVRDAHDKYANQEVSYLLQRIETFSGLIILASNFKNNMDKAFTRRFHSCIKFNNPKKEERLRIWQHNLPEQLQLEDINLEEVATRYELTGSNIMNVIQDVSLKTIASKAPDYRVSLEMLLESIKKEYVKEDKIFS, from the coding sequence ATGGAAACAGAGCATATACAAAAATTATTTACTCATTTAGAAGAGGTTATTACCTGGCGCATTAATAATTCTTCAGAATATTTTGATGTCGGAGCACCTGAATTTATCAGGAATAACTATCAAGGTTTTCAACTGGGAGACTATGTTTCAGCGAAAGGACTTACGCATCAGGAAGTTATTATTCTCTTAATGGCTTTATTGCCAAGACTGGATCCTTCATTGCTGAAAAATATTTATTTAGAATTTCCAAGCAGTGCGTTGTTTGATTATTGTTCAACCAATGAAAATGGAAGGCTCTTTTACCCGACAGTTCAGGCTGTACAATATGTTTTAGGAGGAGAAAGTATCTCTGAACGATTAAAGGCGCTGGATCATTTCAATCCGGATTCAGTTTTAATTAAGGACGAACTCATTGCAAGGCATAACAGTTCAATATATGTTGATCAGGAAGCTTTTAATACCATCATTTTTGGAGTCGAATTATTGCCGAAAATGAGTAATGATTTTCCGGCAGAACAAATAAACACGAGTCGATCGTGGACCGATCTGATACTTCCTCAGAATACATTAAATGAGCTTCAGACAATTGAAGCCTGGTATAATAACAGTCGAATTCTTATGGAAGACTGGGGGATGCAGAAAAAACTTAAACCTGGTTTTAGAGTATTGTTTTACGGAGATCCGGGAACGGGGAAAACTCTTGCAGCCAGTCTTTTAGGAAAGTATACAAAACGTCCTGTTTTCAGGGTCGATGTTTCTATGCTGGTCTCGAAATATATTGGGGAAACAGAAAAACAGTTGGCAAAATTATTCGACAAAGCGGAAAATAAGAACTGGATTTTATTTTTTGATGAAGCGGATGCTATTTTCGGAAAACGAACCAATGTGCGGGATGCTCATGATAAATATGCCAATCAGGAAGTTTCTTATTTGCTACAAAGAATAGAAACATTTTCGGGGCTTATTATTTTGGCTTCCAACTTTAAAAATAATATGGATAAAGCTTTTACAAGACGTTTTCATAGCTGCATAAAATTCAATAATCCAAAGAAGGAAGAACGTTTGCGCATTTGGCAGCACAATTTGCCTGAACAATTACAGCTTGAAGATATTAATTTAGAAGAAGTTGCCACACGATACGAACTTACCGGTTCTAATATTATGAACGTCATACAGGATGTAAGCTTAAAAACCATTGCATCAAAAGCACCAGATTACAGGGTCAGCTTAGAGATGTTGCTAGAAAGCATCAAAAAAGAATATGTAAAGGAAGATAAGATATTCTCATAA